ACCCTttcagagtgtgagagagagagagagtgaagggggaggTGAAAGTGTGGGTGTGAGTCAGTCCATCTGATTCCAACCCCTCCCCACCTTTCTATTGCATGGGGGATATTCTAGGAAAGGCAGAGAACCACATGTAGAACAACATAGCAGACATGTTCATAGTGCTCCCTAAAGCACTGTTTGTCCTCTGCTCTGCTCCCTGTCTCTAGGTGAGCAGTAGAACTTGTTGGGGAATAGTATATAAACTCTTGTCTCTGGCAACAGTGTGTCTCTCCCTGAAGTATGGCTCTGTGAGTTCTAGGAGATAAGGAGCCACACCTTCGAGTCCCGTGCCTCACGTTGTCGGGGTGCTGGTTCTCCCATGTGAGAACAGAGGTTGTGTGGCAGGATGGGGGAGGTGGAAGGGAGGTGGGGGGGGGTAGTGACACCTCATCAGCACCCACATTGGTTTCTGTGGGTTTCTATCCTCACTTACAAAACaggctcctcccctcccctccccttctcgcTCCTTCAGTTGGAAAGCTCAGCGAGGTTTATTTTCACGGATGAGGAGTAAAAACAGCCCTCTCTTTGTTTTGGCTGCGGTGCTGTTCCCaatggaggtggtggaggaagcAGGCACAGGGTCCGCTAGGCTGGGGCTGGGCTCCGAGGGGGCTGCGTGTGAGCTGAGGACAGGGGGAAGGGGCGCTCCTCACACAGGTTGCGAGGGAAGCTCCAGCAGGGTGGGGGTGGGTGTCGGAGGGAGGTGGTGGAAGCCCACCTCGATGGCAGTGCCCTCTGTGATGCTCACCACGTCGTCGCCCCTCCCACGCTGGCGACGGATGGCACTGAAATAGGCATTCATCAGCTGCATGATCTCAGTcagctgtgacagagagagatagagagaacagatggagggggaagagagagagaacagagaaaggtggacagagagagaacagaacgagagagagaaagagagaacagaaatagagagagagataatagaaggagagagagggagagaacaggagagagagagggagagaacagaaggagagagagagagaacagaaggagagcgagagagagagagagagagagagagagagagagagagagagagagagagagagagagagagagagaacagagagtcaGACTGGTGACAGTGTGAGGAGTGTCTTTGTGTCTGGCACCAtcacaggagagaggggagggaggggagagatgatGTCATCCAGCTGCTGCTGGAACAGACACAATCCTCCAGGTATGGTCAGAGCGTGATGTGCCTTGGCACATTCTGCAGCAGCACCGGCACTCACACCACTGGACTGAACTTCAGTAAGACACAATCCTAACAACAAGAAAAGCAGATGGGTATTGCATTTCAACATATTATGTCTGTGTTTCAGCTGGGTTTTATATCTGTCCTGAAGGTCACAGCAAGATATTGCATTAGCTCATGTTGTTGTGTTGGCCACCGGGTCCTAACCTCAATTTACCCAACTACCATCAGTCCATATCTGGCCTTCCATATAACACTATGTGACCTCTGGCCATAACCTTTGCCCTAACTTCAACATGACCCCAGTCCAGTTGTCGACACCAATTTTAACCCTTACTTCAGCTGCTAACCTTGCCTTAACCGTTGACTCCTAGCTTAACCATATCCCCTTTCAAACTAGCTCCTGTTGAACTCCCTGCCCAATCCACTCAAATCCTCTACATTTATGACAGAGCAACGTGAGCCCCATAGTTCAGAAAAGCATCGCCCTCCTTTAGCTGGCCTCCAATTTGCCTGTTCTGCTGcaccaataaataaataaaagccacTCTTGTGCCCCgtgagagagagatcacagagagggCTTTGTTCCGCGTGGGAAGATGCAAGCAAATCTGCCGGATGAACGGATGATTTGTTCTCACCAAAAAAAAAGAATTAGCTGTTTGGGGAAATATCCAGGTTTCTGGGAAACGTTTTGGGGTAATATTTTAGTCTAACCACTGCAAAGAAAAAAACTCACCCTGGTTGCTATTTAATAACAGGAAGTAAGACTCTTGGTGGTTGACTCTGGTGGCAGAGAGAGGCAGGCTCTCTCGTTTAAGTCGCGATGAATTACTGTTTTTGCACGTGGGTCAGGGAGTTGTGGGTGGAATAATATCATGAGCAGGCAGCTGTTTCAATGACTGTGCACAACGTGTCACCGTGATAAGGAAAGGAGGCCATTCAGCCCAAATGAGGAGAAGAACTGGAGTCAATCAAAGACCTGTTCAGGTTTAATTCCACCTACGGACTCTGCTATGTGTCTATGAATTATAGCTGTATCATCTATACACACAATGCCTCCTACTATGAGCTTTATTCACCCACCTTGGTGGTTTCAAACAGCAGGTCTCGGTCGCCGGCGGTGATTTTGAAGGTGTTGCTGTCGGAGACGCCGTAGGAGCAGATCTGTCCGTAGGGGAAGGACTCCAGAGCGTCTGCCTCACCCTGCCTGTACAGAGACACACACGTCGCTGCCACACCCAGCCACAGCTTCTGAGAGAAACTACCTGTcgaactctggagagagagagagagcgagagagggagagagagagaaagagagagggagacagaaagagatagagagagggagagggagatggcgAGACAAAGAGagtaagagtgagagagagcgagagagagagagagaggtggggggggggagagaggtcaGTACTATAATCTCTCTTTACATTAAACTCACTTATCTGTGCAGACGGAGAATGGAGATGTACTCACAATATAGAAGTCCACCTCATAGAGGGTGCAGCCAAAGCCAGACCACTGGCGTGCGATGGTGAGGTAGGCAGCCATACTGTCCCTCCTGCTGTACCCAGCCAGGCCCTTCCAGCACTCCACGATGGTGCTCATGATGGCTGCAGCCTCCTCCTTCAGACGGCTGCGTAGCCGCAAGTCCTGCTCCACCTTCTGCTTGTGGGCTGCAGTGGCCGTATGGTTCCACAACGCCCCTCCCAGGAGACCCCCGGGGAAGCGCTGGGGCGGGGGGCAGCCCTGGGCCGGGGGCTGGGTGGCGGGGAGGAGGGCAGGGGGGGCAGAGGGGGGCACGAGGAGCCGGGCCTCCACCATGTGGCTGGGGAAGAGCTCGTCCAGAGGGGGGCAGGGGGAGTGGGTGCTGAAGTCCCCAATCACAGACTGAAGCCGCAGGGCAGCCAGGGTCTGGAGGTCCTCCTCACAGGCTGGGAGCTGACCTCGCACCACCATCTCATGGcactgtagggagagagagagggggagagaagaagagagacatagaggaggatagagaaagagagcatCAGTGAGATTGAGGAAGATGAAGATGGAACGAATTAGGGGaggggatttttttttaaagagagagaaaaagaaaggggTAAAGAGATGGGGACAATGTGTCAGTAacgctctccctccatccatcataGTTGTACCCCACCCTGTTTTACTCAGGCCCATAACTCTTTTATAACTCTCCTCAGGAAGAATGTACTAATAGACTCAGCCCTGCCTGGTTGGGCCCGGCCTGGGCTCTCAGCAGTGCAGCCAATTGCCTTACTCATGTTTTTCATGCATTGTGTTTAATTACTATTGTGGATTGCAAGACTTTAACGACTGTTTAATAATGCAGTGAAATACTAGTAATGAGTCACTGGCCAAAGCTATTAAAATGTCTCATTATCATTATTGGAACAGCCACTAATGTCTAATTTCACATTGACAATAACACAGGAAATAGAGGCAccgatctctccctctctcccccacccccctctctttcgctctctctctgtgaggtTTTTTACCTGTTCAAAGAGGAAGAGGTACTCGATGCTGTCGACAGATATGGCGTCAGCATCCAGAAGGCAGTAGAGTTTGAAGCAGAGCCTCCACTGGGAGTCTGAGTCTGGCTCTTTGGCAGacaggctggagagagagagagagagagagagagagagagagagagagagagagagagagagagagagagagagagagagagagagagagagagagagagtgagtgagagagggagagagggagagagaggaggagaagaacaagGGGTTAGCAGGGGGTCACGGGTGGGAAATAACACATGTGAGAAattatacacacgtacacacagacgagcatgcacacacacacatacgcacacacacatgcatgcatgagAACTCCCCAACTGGCTGGCCAGGTCATTGTCCCACCACCCCATCCCTTCCTGTCTGTGACATCACCCACCATGTGCTCCAGCGAATGATGACTAACAGCGACTAGCTGCATTTGGTATGTTTACCCTGTCACTCTAGCTCTGTAGACTGTAGACACACACCTCTTAGAACAACACAGACCTTTTATTCCAGCTGAATTCACTCCTTATCTGCGACACTGAGACTTTGCCTTAAACAAGCAAATGACATCAGTGTCACATTGAGTGTACAGTGGCTGCCCTGACTGCAGATAGACAGAAATGGTGACACAAGCCCACTACTTTCCCAGCATGGTTTCAGTGTGTGTTTGACAAATGAGATAGCAAGGTCAGCAGTTATCAGGGACTTGGTTAACTTACAGCATGAGAGCTGGACCACAGGAGAATAAAAACACAAACTACActatctgtagaaactatgagaatagaaaggttcagaacttttgtggtagggttaggggaaactaATAAAGTACAAAATATTGTACAAATTATATATGGGGGAtcggaaatgatgcagacaattacattgatagaacccacaatctatctgcaatattaaagctgatctaccccctaaaaaaaaaagtacccaaaaaaataaatacaccatCTATCAAAGACTTCAGATTCCTCTATCTGTTGTTCTAtggaacatacagttgaagtcggaagtttacatacacttaggttggagtcattaaaactcgttttttaaccactccacacatttcttgttaacaaactatagttttggcaagttggttaggacatctactttgtgcatgacacaagtaatttttccaacaattgtttacagacagattatttcacttataattcactgtatcacaattccaatgggtcagaagtttgaagttgactgtgcctttaaacagcttggaaaattccagaaaatgatgtcatggctttaaatgTCATggctttgagtcaattggaggtgtacctgtggatgtatttcaaggcctaccttcaaactcagtgcctctttgcttgacatcatgggaaaatcaaaagaaataagccaagacctcagaaaaaagattgtagacctccacaagtctggttcatccttgggagcaatttccaaacgcctgaaggtaccacgttcatctgtacaaacaatagtatgcaagtgtaaacaccatgggaccacgcagctgtcataccactcaggaatgagacgtgttctgtctcctagagatgaacgtagtttggtgcgaaaagtgcaaatcaatcccagaacaacagcaaagggccttgtgaagatgctggaggaaacaggtacaaaagtatctatatccacagtaaaacgagtcctatatcgacataacctgaaaggccgctcagcaaggaagaagccactgctccaaaaccgccataaaaaagccagactacggtttgcaactgctcatggggacaaagatcgtactttttggagaaatgtcctctggtctgatgaaacaaaaatagaactgtttggccataatgaccatcgttatgtttggaggaaaaggggggatcTTGTAagcgaagaacaccattccaaccgtgaagcacgggggtggcagcatcatgctgtgggggtgctttgcagcaggagggactggtgcacttcacaaagtagatggcatcatgaggaaggaaaattatgtggatatattgaagcaacatctcaagacatcagtcaggaagttaaagcttggtcgcaaatgggtcttccaaatggacaatgaccccaagcatacgtccaaagttgtggtaaaatggcctaaggacaacaaagtcaaggtattggagtggccatcacaaagccctgacctcaatcctattgaaaatttgtgggcagaactgaaaaagcgtgtgcgagcaaggaggcttacaaacctgactcagttacaccagctctgtcaggaggaatgggccaaaattcacccaacttattgtgggaagcttggctacccgaaacgtttgacccaagttaaacaatttaaaggcaatgctaccaaatactacttgaatgtatgtaaacttctgacccactgggaatgtgatgaaagcaataaaagcttaaataaatcattctctctactattattctgacatttcacattcctaaaataaagtggtgatcctaactgacctaagacagggaatttttactaggattaaatgtcagcaattgtgaaaaacttagtttaaatgtatttggctaaggtgtatgtaaacttccgacttcaactgtagcttggATTCTTGGCACATACAATACATGGGTTCTCACTAAATTCCTGAGTAGGTGAACTTCTCTAACCTCGTAATGATGTTTGTCTGTgttatgtctgtctgtgtctatgtttATGTCTGCGCAATATTTACTTTTCAAACCTGGTGAGGATGTCAGCGATGATGGTGTTGCTCCCTACAGGTCTCTCCCAGTGGGCGTTCTGCTCAAACAGGGAAAACGTGTTTCTGCTCTCCTTCAGACCCAGCTTCTCCAACATCCTCCTCACCACctagcagagaagagagagagatagagtggttattttgacccttggttattgttgttactattgtcccgttgacaatat
This sequence is a window from Coregonus clupeaformis isolate EN_2021a chromosome 7, ASM2061545v1, whole genome shotgun sequence. Protein-coding genes within it:
- the LOC121569564 gene encoding unconventional myosin-X isoform X3; its protein translation is MGQTGWLFREVRGSWIKQRCYWFVLSQDSLDYYSSSERGARRLGTLVLTNLCSVIWPDKQTFKETGYWSITVYGRKHCYRLYTKHFNEAVHWACAVQKVIDTKAPVETPTQLLIRDIEENKFNPEVVDNIYQHNPILKYTQSPLYAPLLPFPYGSLEHTYHSGKGYATLREEAVKLFNCLQQLESVRDPVALIQGVLQTCLDLRPLRDEVYCQLVKQTSCTPQPHTAAHLRYWQLLTCMSCTFLPGPAVLKYLRFHLKRIQSHCPDSEMDNYASFIGEALEKTRCRECVPSWEEIQMLMGRQEMLCSVHYPGPGSCQLHISSHTTANEVVRRMLEKLGLKESRNTFSLFEQNAHWERPVGSNTIIADILTRFENLSAKEPDSDSQWRLCFKLYCLLDADAISVDSIEYLFLFEQCHEMVVRGQLPACEEDLQTLAALRLQSVIGDFSTHSPCPPLDELFPSHMVEARLLVPPSAPPALLPATQPPAQGCPPPQRFPGGLLGGALWNHTATAAHKQKVEQDLRLRSRLKEEAAAIMSTIVECWKGLAGYSRRDSMAAYLTIARQWSGFGCTLYEVDFYISSTGSFSQKLWLGVAATCVSLYRQGEADALESFPYGQICSYGVSDSNTFKITAGDRDLLFETTKLTEIMQLMNAYFSAIRRQRGRGDDVVSITEGTAIEVGFHHLPPTPTPTLLELPSQPV